One genomic window of Actinoalloteichus hoggarensis includes the following:
- a CDS encoding Atu4866 domain-containing protein, whose protein sequence is MRTPDHCGLWVTEDGRVRHRLLPDGRYDEARGEDEHAYQGHYTRDGDHIDYRDDTGFTADGDLVDGVLHHAGMILYRRPDFSPAAAEEIEAARRRGPHRPLLLTGARILTGDPLLGDIESGDVLVGEQTIYGIGPGLLTAAADDDAIVVDCRDTVITPAVVDLFARHAPRPRRADALGTLVPGGEANLLVLADAGTATIPAAVVRLAAEPAVLGAALDRGEIVHWGGRPRRGREASPPAAVWQVDERRVGTWIDETGFLHQHLDADGRYDETRGGREHAFQGRYRIDGDRIDYQDDLGFWAFGTFTGDVLHHAGYTLRRRP, encoded by the coding sequence ATGCGGACACCGGATCACTGCGGGCTCTGGGTGACCGAGGACGGGCGGGTGCGGCATCGGCTGCTGCCCGACGGACGCTACGACGAGGCCAGGGGCGAGGACGAGCACGCCTACCAGGGCCACTACACGCGGGACGGAGACCACATCGACTACCGGGACGACACCGGCTTCACCGCCGACGGCGACCTCGTCGACGGCGTCCTGCATCACGCCGGGATGATCCTGTATCGCAGGCCGGACTTCTCACCCGCCGCGGCGGAGGAGATCGAGGCGGCACGGCGGCGGGGACCGCACCGGCCGCTGTTGCTGACCGGAGCACGCATCCTGACCGGCGATCCGCTTCTCGGCGACATCGAGTCCGGCGACGTCCTCGTCGGCGAGCAGACGATCTACGGCATCGGCCCCGGCCTGCTCACCGCCGCCGCCGACGACGACGCCATCGTCGTCGACTGTCGCGACACCGTGATCACCCCGGCCGTCGTCGACCTCTTCGCCCGGCACGCGCCGCGACCGAGACGGGCCGACGCCCTCGGCACGCTCGTGCCCGGCGGCGAGGCGAACCTGCTCGTCCTGGCCGACGCCGGGACGGCGACGATCCCGGCGGCCGTCGTCCGTCTGGCGGCGGAGCCCGCCGTCCTCGGCGCCGCCCTCGACAGGGGCGAGATCGTGCACTGGGGCGGCAGGCCGCGCCGAGGCAGGGAGGCGTCCCCGCCGGCCGCGGTCTGGCAGGTCGATGAACGCCGGGTCGGCACCTGGATCGACGAGACCGGCTTCCTGCATCAGCACCTCGACGCCGACGGCAGATACGACGAGACGCGCGGCGGCCGGGAGCACGCCTTCCAGGGCCGGTACCGCATCGACGGCGACCGCATCGACTATCAGGACGACCTGGGCTTCTGGGCCTTCGGCACCTTCACCGGGGACGTGCTGCATCACGCCGGTTACACCCTGCGCCGCCGCCCCTGA
- a CDS encoding amidohydrolase family protein: protein MPTPLPPLSGVDPTTFLFTGGAIVTGSPVLGDLDSGDVLVHDGVILAVGRHVRDAPEFADRLADAVVVDTRGRIVAPGFVDTHRHAWQSQLRRSITDVGDLGSYLTSTLGRAAPAYTPEDMLIGTRLAALAALDAGITTMLDFSHNARSAAHTDAAVAGLVDTGIRGVHASMAPHFGDWDGQWPADLARVVSRYQGAARGRLTVGLAALATEEIAGDRLAYGPRLASVAESLDIGVSVDAVFGATSSHAVLDWSRRGILHSRVMLIHATGLTDEAWRAAGDAGATVALAPTSEPLIGLESGVPAIDEALAVGIRPGLSVDVEVALAGDMFTQMRTLLAVQRMRAVERAPDRTAPAARITTRDVLDFATLHGAHTLGLADRTGSIEPGKRADVILVNAESVATMPLNDAVGTLVLGASPADVEAVLVDGVPRKWAGSLVGVDVDALRVEVTESRDAILRRIGQGVDQRRRAGR, encoded by the coding sequence ATGCCGACACCACTGCCGCCGCTGAGCGGCGTCGACCCCACCACGTTCCTGTTCACCGGCGGCGCGATCGTCACCGGTTCCCCCGTGCTCGGCGATCTCGACTCCGGCGACGTGCTCGTTCACGACGGCGTGATCCTCGCCGTCGGACGGCACGTCCGCGACGCTCCCGAGTTCGCCGATCGTCTCGCCGATGCCGTCGTGGTCGACACCCGGGGCCGCATCGTCGCGCCCGGCTTCGTCGACACCCACCGCCATGCATGGCAGTCCCAGCTGCGCCGCAGCATCACCGACGTCGGCGACCTCGGCTCCTATCTGACCAGCACCCTCGGCCGCGCGGCCCCGGCGTACACCCCGGAGGACATGCTGATCGGCACCCGGTTGGCGGCGCTGGCGGCGCTCGACGCGGGGATCACCACCATGCTGGACTTCTCGCACAACGCCCGAAGCGCCGCGCACACCGACGCCGCCGTCGCGGGACTGGTCGACACGGGTATCCGAGGCGTGCACGCCTCGATGGCCCCGCATTTCGGCGACTGGGACGGGCAGTGGCCCGCCGACCTGGCCCGCGTCGTGTCGCGGTATCAGGGCGCGGCGCGGGGCAGGCTGACCGTCGGTCTGGCCGCGTTGGCCACCGAGGAGATCGCCGGTGATCGCCTGGCCTACGGGCCGCGGCTCGCCTCGGTCGCGGAGTCCCTGGACATCGGCGTCAGTGTCGACGCCGTCTTCGGCGCCACGTCCTCGCACGCCGTCCTCGACTGGTCGCGGCGCGGCATCCTGCACTCGAGGGTCATGCTCATCCACGCCACCGGCCTGACCGACGAGGCGTGGCGGGCGGCGGGCGACGCGGGGGCGACCGTGGCGCTGGCGCCGACCTCGGAACCGCTGATCGGGCTCGAGTCGGGGGTACCCGCGATCGACGAGGCCCTCGCCGTCGGGATTCGCCCCGGCCTGAGCGTCGACGTCGAGGTGGCGTTGGCGGGCGACATGTTCACACAGATGCGGACGCTGCTCGCCGTGCAGCGGATGCGGGCGGTGGAGCGTGCTCCCGACCGGACGGCACCGGCGGCACGGATCACCACCCGCGACGTCCTGGACTTCGCCACGCTGCACGGCGCCCACACGCTGGGGCTGGCCGATCGGACCGGGTCGATCGAACCGGGCAAGCGGGCGGACGTGATCCTGGTGAACGCGGAGTCGGTCGCGACGATGCCGCTCAACGACGCGGTCGGAACGCTGGTGCTCGGGGCGAGCCCGGCCGACGTCGAGGCCGTGCTGGTGGACGGCGTGCCGCGCAAGTGGGCGGGTTCGCTGGTCGGAGTCGACGTCGACGCGCTGCGGGTCGAGGTCACGGAGTCCCGGGACGCGATCCTGCGCAGGATCGGTCAGGGGGTCGATCAGCGACGACGCGCCGGCCGCTGA
- a CDS encoding nitroreductase family deazaflavin-dependent oxidoreductase has product MTTPQELTKINEHVIKEFRENGGRVGGMFEGAPLALVHHVGARSGTERIAPLVYLEDDGRLFIFASNGGDPKHPAWYHNLVAKPRTTVEIGTETFPVTATVITGAERDAIYATQSTVAPQFAEYQSKTARVIPVVELVRDPS; this is encoded by the coding sequence GTGACCACCCCTCAAGAGCTCACGAAGATCAACGAGCACGTCATCAAGGAGTTCCGGGAGAACGGCGGACGGGTCGGCGGGATGTTCGAGGGCGCGCCGCTCGCACTCGTGCACCACGTCGGCGCGCGGTCCGGTACCGAGCGCATCGCGCCGCTGGTCTATCTCGAGGACGACGGCCGCCTCTTCATCTTCGCGAGCAACGGCGGCGACCCGAAGCATCCCGCCTGGTACCACAATCTCGTCGCCAAGCCGAGGACCACCGTGGAGATCGGCACCGAGACGTTCCCGGTGACCGCCACGGTCATCACCGGCGCGGAGCGCGACGCGATCTATGCGACGCAGAGCACCGTGGCCCCGCAGTTCGCGGAGTACCAGAGCAAGACCGCTCGGGTGATTCCCGTGGTGGAACTGGTCCGCGACCCGTCCTGA
- a CDS encoding alpha/beta hydrolase has product MDAVKSFASATLNSLSRVSGSLAGKGAFQLFGMPMARSSLRPAERERLGTARREQLRINRSAVSVYRWGTGERPVLLVHGWQSRGSRLTDLVPGLLEQGRSVITFDAPAHGDSTGRSATIHHYREILSRLQERHGVFEAIVAHSVGVLGAFYSLAHGGVEARRLVSISGVCDFAHLVDEFCAILKIRDPLKAQLLREIGARLFPDLPADRMPFSITHAAEAVAIPALVVHDEHDDRIEVTQGRRIAAALGHQARLVITTGLGHRRILGDDEVIRTVLDFVAEDATRRDGPTAPVAAPVSAD; this is encoded by the coding sequence ATGGACGCCGTCAAGTCATTCGCCAGCGCCACGCTCAACAGCCTCTCCCGCGTCTCGGGATCGCTGGCCGGAAAGGGCGCCTTCCAACTGTTCGGCATGCCGATGGCCCGCAGCTCCCTGCGCCCGGCCGAGCGCGAGCGGCTCGGTACGGCACGCCGCGAGCAGCTGCGGATCAACCGCTCGGCGGTGTCGGTCTACCGCTGGGGCACCGGCGAACGGCCCGTGCTGCTCGTCCACGGCTGGCAGTCCCGAGGATCGCGCCTGACCGACCTCGTGCCCGGCCTCCTCGAACAGGGCCGCAGCGTCATCACCTTCGACGCGCCCGCCCACGGGGACTCCACCGGCCGCAGCGCCACCATCCACCACTACCGCGAGATCCTCTCCCGACTCCAGGAGCGCCACGGCGTCTTCGAGGCGATCGTCGCCCACTCGGTGGGCGTGCTCGGGGCCTTCTACTCGCTGGCGCACGGCGGCGTCGAGGCACGCAGGCTCGTGAGCATCAGCGGGGTCTGCGACTTCGCGCACCTGGTCGACGAGTTCTGCGCCATCCTGAAGATCCGCGACCCGCTGAAGGCGCAGCTGCTCCGCGAGATCGGCGCGCGCCTCTTCCCCGACCTGCCCGCCGACCGAATGCCGTTCTCGATCACCCACGCCGCCGAGGCGGTCGCGATACCCGCCCTGGTCGTCCACGACGAGCACGACGACCGGATCGAGGTGACACAGGGACGGCGGATCGCCGCCGCGTTGGGCCACCAGGCCCGGCTGGTCATCACGACCGGACTGGGCCACCGACGCATCCTCGGCGATGACGAGGTCATCCGCACCGTGCTGGACTTCGTGGCGGAGGACGCGACGCGGCGGGACGGACCCACCGCGCCCGTCGCCGCCCCGGTCTCGGCCGACTGA
- a CDS encoding TetR family transcriptional regulator C-terminal domain-containing protein, whose protein sequence is MAARAHSDGDGRVERGNQTRRLILRRSVDTASVEGLGGLSLGRLATELQLSKSGVFALFGSKVDLQVATVRAAVAIYVEHVVAPALRLPPGLGRLWTACTSWLRYSRDRVFPGGCFFYAVSAEYDTREGPVHDAVATARSDWTRFLEETAREAQRTGELREDVDVGQLVFEMIAFMELANAESVMHRDDTYYDRAAKGITARVRASAVDPARLPEPALS, encoded by the coding sequence ATGGCAGCACGAGCGCACTCCGACGGCGACGGACGGGTCGAACGCGGCAATCAGACCCGCAGGCTGATCCTGCGGCGCAGTGTGGACACGGCGTCCGTCGAAGGGCTCGGCGGACTCTCACTCGGCCGTCTCGCCACCGAACTCCAGCTCAGCAAGAGCGGGGTGTTCGCCCTCTTCGGGTCCAAGGTAGACCTCCAGGTCGCCACGGTCCGGGCGGCGGTCGCGATCTACGTCGAGCACGTCGTCGCACCCGCGCTCCGCCTGCCGCCGGGGCTCGGCAGGCTCTGGACGGCGTGCACCTCGTGGCTGCGTTACTCCCGGGACCGCGTGTTCCCCGGCGGCTGCTTCTTCTACGCCGTCTCCGCCGAGTACGACACCCGCGAGGGGCCGGTGCACGATGCCGTCGCCACCGCCCGGTCCGACTGGACGCGCTTCCTCGAGGAGACGGCCCGTGAGGCCCAGCGGACCGGCGAGCTTCGCGAAGACGTCGACGTCGGCCAGCTCGTCTTCGAGATGATCGCCTTCATGGAGCTGGCCAACGCCGAGTCCGTGATGCACCGCGACGACACCTACTACGACCGCGCGGCCAAGGGCATCACCGCGCGAGTACGCGCCTCGGCGGTCGACCCCGCGCGGCTGCCGGAGCCCGCGCTGTCCTGA
- a CDS encoding flavin-containing monooxygenase has translation MPTPDQPPATRAPLPDELGFDPEALRARYREERDRRIRPDGNAQYRRVDGDFGYYADDPYSDPEFTRAPLRDRVEVVIVGGGFGGLLSGARLRQEGIEDIRVIEEGGDFGGTWYWNRYPGIHCDIESYVYLPLLEEIGYVPEWRYSPGEEIRQHARAIGRHFDLYRDVCFQTRATELRWDDAEAEWIVRTDRDDEIRARHVVVSSGTLSRPKLPGIPGIEDFAGHTFHTSRWDYDYTGGDADGGLHRLADKRVALIGTGATAIQVVPHLGRDARHLYVFQRTPSTVDARDNRRTDRAWADSLTPGWHRRRRDNFLTIVHGGQAEEDLVADGWTGSARLLQNLIPSDAYSDLPPEEREYVNEVADFQKMNEIRARVDAVVEDPAIAELLKPWYRYLCKRPTFSDHYLETFNRPDVTLVDTADHGGVERITENAVVVGGTEYEVDCIIFATGFEVGVSGVLAGSLPVYGRGGTSLIEYWGRGPRTLHGFYSHGFPNLFHLGPLQNAASVNFVHVLDEQATHVAAVVAQARQREARRIEPSAAAEESWVTTLREKAPDQYRFQAECTPGYYNNEGRPRPRGETYSDGPVVFHELLRRWRTDGGMDDVMVDAE, from the coding sequence ATGCCCACTCCTGATCAGCCGCCCGCCACCCGCGCGCCGCTGCCCGACGAGCTCGGCTTCGATCCCGAGGCGCTCCGCGCCCGCTACCGCGAGGAACGGGACCGTCGGATCCGGCCCGACGGCAACGCGCAGTACCGGCGCGTCGACGGGGACTTCGGCTACTACGCCGACGATCCCTACTCGGATCCCGAGTTCACCCGCGCGCCGCTGCGCGACCGCGTCGAGGTGGTGATCGTCGGCGGCGGCTTCGGCGGCCTGCTCAGCGGGGCGCGCCTGCGCCAGGAGGGCATCGAGGACATCCGAGTGATCGAGGAGGGCGGCGACTTCGGCGGAACCTGGTACTGGAACCGCTATCCCGGCATCCACTGCGACATCGAGTCCTACGTCTACCTGCCGTTGCTGGAGGAGATCGGGTACGTCCCCGAGTGGCGGTACTCGCCGGGGGAGGAGATCCGACAGCACGCACGGGCCATCGGACGACACTTCGACCTCTACCGTGACGTCTGCTTCCAGACCAGGGCGACGGAACTGCGGTGGGACGACGCCGAGGCGGAGTGGATCGTGCGCACCGACCGAGACGACGAGATCCGCGCGCGGCACGTCGTGGTGTCCAGTGGGACGCTGAGCAGGCCCAAGCTCCCCGGCATCCCCGGCATCGAGGACTTCGCCGGGCACACCTTCCACACCAGCCGGTGGGACTACGACTACACCGGCGGGGACGCCGACGGCGGGCTGCACCGCCTCGCGGACAAGCGCGTCGCACTGATCGGCACCGGGGCGACCGCCATCCAGGTCGTGCCGCACCTCGGGCGCGACGCCCGGCACCTGTACGTCTTCCAGCGCACGCCCTCCACGGTGGACGCCCGGGACAACCGCCGCACAGACCGAGCCTGGGCCGACTCGTTGACGCCGGGCTGGCATCGGCGACGTCGGGACAACTTCCTCACGATCGTCCACGGCGGCCAGGCCGAGGAGGACCTGGTGGCCGACGGCTGGACCGGCAGCGCCCGGCTGTTGCAGAACCTCATTCCCAGCGACGCCTACTCGGACCTGCCGCCGGAGGAGCGGGAGTACGTGAACGAGGTCGCCGACTTCCAGAAGATGAACGAGATTCGGGCCAGGGTGGACGCCGTCGTCGAGGACCCGGCGATCGCCGAACTCCTCAAGCCCTGGTATCGCTACCTGTGCAAGCGCCCGACCTTCAGCGATCACTACCTGGAGACGTTCAACCGGCCGGACGTCACGCTGGTCGACACCGCCGACCACGGGGGAGTGGAGCGGATCACCGAGAACGCGGTGGTGGTCGGTGGGACGGAGTACGAGGTCGACTGCATCATCTTCGCCACCGGCTTCGAGGTCGGCGTCTCGGGCGTGCTGGCGGGCAGCCTGCCGGTCTACGGCCGAGGCGGGACGTCGCTCATCGAGTACTGGGGGCGTGGTCCCCGCACCCTGCACGGCTTCTACTCCCACGGTTTTCCCAACCTCTTTCATCTGGGCCCGTTGCAGAACGCCGCCTCGGTCAACTTCGTGCACGTCCTGGACGAGCAGGCCACGCATGTCGCGGCGGTCGTCGCCCAGGCACGACAGCGCGAGGCCCGTCGCATCGAGCCGAGCGCGGCTGCGGAGGAGTCCTGGGTGACCACGCTGCGGGAGAAGGCGCCGGACCAGTACCGATTCCAGGCCGAGTGCACGCCCGGCTACTACAACAACGAGGGACGGCCCCGGCCTCGTGGCGAGACCTACAGCGACGGACCCGTCGTGTTCCACGAGCTGCTCAGACGGTGGCGGACCGACGGTGGGATGGACGACGTCATGGTCGACGCGGAATGA
- a CDS encoding zinc-binding dehydrogenase — protein sequence MRATLIYGAGDVRVEDVPDARLREPTDAVVRVVRSCVCGSDLWPFASRPASERGDRMGHEFLGVVEEVGAAVTAPAVGDVVVAPFVWADGTCDFCAEGLHTSCRHGGNWGAPDVDGGQGEAVRVPQAQGTLVRLPVAADSPLLPALLTLSDVLPTGHHCAVTAGVGPRTTVTVIGDGAVGLCAVLAARRLGAARILLMGRHTDRTDLGGEFGATDVVAERGEEGVERVRELTGGDGTHAVLECVGTRPAVETAFGVVRDGGAVSRVGVPQYAEVPMDFGVFLRNITLTGGVAPARAYIDELLPDVLDGVIEPGKVFDRTISLDRVADGYRAMADRTALKVLLRV from the coding sequence ATGCGAGCGACGCTGATCTACGGGGCGGGCGACGTCCGGGTGGAGGACGTGCCGGACGCCAGGCTCCGCGAACCCACCGACGCCGTGGTCCGGGTCGTGCGATCGTGCGTCTGCGGCAGCGACCTGTGGCCCTTCGCCTCTCGGCCCGCCTCCGAGCGCGGCGACCGGATGGGACACGAGTTCCTCGGCGTGGTGGAGGAGGTCGGCGCCGCGGTGACCGCGCCCGCGGTCGGCGACGTCGTGGTCGCGCCGTTCGTCTGGGCGGACGGCACCTGCGACTTCTGTGCCGAGGGCCTGCACACCTCGTGCAGGCACGGCGGCAACTGGGGCGCGCCGGACGTGGACGGCGGTCAGGGCGAGGCGGTGCGCGTCCCGCAGGCCCAGGGCACGCTGGTACGACTTCCCGTGGCGGCGGACTCGCCGCTGCTGCCCGCGCTGCTCACCCTCTCCGACGTCCTGCCGACCGGGCATCACTGCGCGGTGACGGCCGGGGTCGGACCGCGCACCACGGTCACCGTGATCGGCGACGGCGCCGTCGGCCTCTGCGCGGTGCTGGCGGCCCGGCGGCTCGGCGCCGCGCGCATCCTGCTGATGGGCAGGCACACCGACCGCACCGACCTCGGCGGCGAGTTCGGCGCCACCGACGTCGTCGCGGAGCGCGGCGAAGAGGGCGTCGAGCGGGTCCGCGAGCTGACCGGCGGCGACGGCACACACGCCGTCCTGGAATGCGTGGGCACCCGGCCCGCGGTGGAGACGGCCTTCGGCGTGGTGCGTGACGGCGGCGCGGTCAGCCGGGTCGGCGTCCCGCAGTACGCCGAGGTCCCGATGGACTTCGGCGTGTTCCTGCGCAACATCACGCTCACCGGCGGCGTCGCGCCCGCCCGCGCCTACATCGACGAACTGCTGCCCGACGTGCTCGACGGCGTCATCGAGCCCGGCAAGGTGTTCGATCGGACGATCAGCCTCGACAGGGTCGCCGACGGTTACCGCGCGATGGCCGACCGCACGGCGCTGAAGGTGCTGCTGCGCGTCTGA